A DNA window from Takifugu flavidus isolate HTHZ2018 chromosome 15, ASM371156v2, whole genome shotgun sequence contains the following coding sequences:
- the LOC130539314 gene encoding putative ferric-chelate reductase 1 isoform X2, with protein sequence MMPIHPPFKPSSSPPPVILSASSATYRPGGLITLTLEVVQNSSTEFQGFLVQARRRQGNDVLWPVGKFTNINTSMFTALHCKNKKNSTIAQASGEKRKKVQLTWEAPNNSNYGDIYFSASIIQDYTTFWVQMNSSTLRQVSPGSSAAAVLFSSPLLLIGLFVSSV encoded by the exons ATGATGCCCATACACCCACCCTTTAAACCCTCATCCAGCCCCCCGCCAGTCATACTGTCTGCTTCCAGCGCCACCTACAGGCCTGGTGGGCTCATCACAT TGACcctggaggtggtgcagaaCAGCTCAACAGAGTTCCAGGGCTTCCTGGTGCAGGCTCGCAGGAGACAGGGCAATG ATGTGCTTTGGCCTGTTGGAAAGTTCACTAACATTAACACCAGCATGTTCACAGCTCTGCACTGTAAAAACAAGAAG AACTCGACTATAGCACAGGcatcaggagaaaagaggaagaaagtcCAGCTGACGTGGGAGGCCCCTAACAACAGTAACTATGGAGATATCTACTTCAG CGCCAGCATCATTCAGGACTACACCACATTCTGGGTTCAGATGAACAGCAGTACTCTGAGACAGGTCAGCCCTggaagctctgcagctgct gtccttttctcatctcctctgctcctcatcGGTCTGTTTGTGTCATCAGTTTGa
- the LOC130539314 gene encoding putative ferric-chelate reductase 1 isoform X1, translating into MSPKAALLLLAAVCVWCAEECACFPNGSVAFSCDNMMPIHPPFKPSSSPPPVILSASSATYRPGGLITLTLEVVQNSSTEFQGFLVQARRRQGNDVLWPVGKFTNINTSMFTALHCKNKKNSTIAQASGEKRKKVQLTWEAPNNSNYGDIYFSASIIQDYTTFWVQMNSSTLRQVSPGSSAAAVLFSSPLLLIGLFVSSV; encoded by the exons ATGTCTCCAAAAGCCGCCTTGTTGCTCcttgctgcagtgtgtgtttggtgtgcaGAGGAGTGTGCGTGTTTCCCTAATGGCTCGGTGGCATTCTCCTGTGACAACATGATGCCCATACACCCACCCTTTAAACCCTCATCCAGCCCCCCGCCAGTCATACTGTCTGCTTCCAGCGCCACCTACAGGCCTGGTGGGCTCATCACAT TGACcctggaggtggtgcagaaCAGCTCAACAGAGTTCCAGGGCTTCCTGGTGCAGGCTCGCAGGAGACAGGGCAATG ATGTGCTTTGGCCTGTTGGAAAGTTCACTAACATTAACACCAGCATGTTCACAGCTCTGCACTGTAAAAACAAGAAG AACTCGACTATAGCACAGGcatcaggagaaaagaggaagaaagtcCAGCTGACGTGGGAGGCCCCTAACAACAGTAACTATGGAGATATCTACTTCAG CGCCAGCATCATTCAGGACTACACCACATTCTGGGTTCAGATGAACAGCAGTACTCTGAGACAGGTCAGCCCTggaagctctgcagctgct gtccttttctcatctcctctgctcctcatcGGTCTGTTTGTGTCATCAGTTTGa
- the si:ch211-267e7.3 gene encoding ADAMTS-like protein 2 has translation MFGNGGFALPVCSFLLLQLPALPLTNNWPLKDRSEGRLEQWSNHLQPSRFRGQDEKQIEKKEEVFQWWGEWSSWSSCSRSCGGGVRSQGRHCLIQRLSSSQNPNGSICAGSSKQYQLCPSKACSSPSVSFKQHQCSQFNSKAFGRRYYQWIPLYPADYISISSKSCDLQCTTINGERQLLVPAQDGTFCRDTKYHGVCIEGTCQPVGCDGKLYSSMAVDRCGICGGNGTSCQRISGSYRKALTQLGYVFITNIPAGASDIQIIEKRKTENVLALSDEAGHFFFNGNSLFDNPQNFHVAGTVFKYRRPSNVFSDGLEYVMAQGPTLQGLNVLYYNLNGKLPHITYEYTVPLPSLDATSTGGVEPDPVNSYGNLTFNEVNEHIREDQPLATNHSRGSTTVHPYNSQSHEEEDVEEVVWEIKTPSPPPSAAILLYKPADIYSHNDVEQPPVPSGYRSSTNSVDEPSTADEEPVLLSFPGGHPGGFHPATAVRPEDAPYLLQEDLQNNQTQSDKHSDIQSAEQTPTTVDVENKSESATRSESERTLETGSDLPTITVTHLQSDSHSDTNATKLVRLLQVSAVHRVNTESNNFDLGLETDVSLADMYRWKVSAYAPCSSTCTTGIVTSYALCIRYDGTEVDDRFCDSVTRPEPTHEFCTGKECPPRWETSGWSECSRTCAEGFQYRTVRCWKMLSPGLDSSVYDSLCLSHDLHKPASRKVCLGQSCGPQWEVSDWSECSARCGSRGVRTREVRCSTDMRLCNRSSQPIESQECEGPPCDRRWTVSDWGPCSGVCGEGRMMRAVSCKSSGGVVMSEEQCDQTLRPLAIYPCGDRDCAPHWVEQEWQQCNATCGRGVRQRQVVCAGLEAGVFKEFPESSCDKSNKPESTSSCFQRPCSKWFTTSWSQCTKTCGRGVQVREVKCYQGEDLVTRGHSCDSALKPEARQSCETHNCQPEPTAVSSVASAPIDDSCRDKPTANCALVLKVKLCSHWYYRKACCQSCKAARP, from the exons ATGTTCGGGAACGGAGGCTTTGCTCTCCCGGTTTGCTCCTTCCTCTTGTTACAACTCCCGGCTCTTCCGCTGACCAACAACTGGCCTCTTAAG GACAGAAGTGAAGGGAGGTTGGAGCAGTGGAGCAACCATTTGCAGCCCTCCAGATTTAGAGGTCAGGATGAAAAACAGATAGAGAAAAAG gaggaggtgttccAGTGGTGGGGAGAATGGTCCAGCTGGTCCTCTTGTTCCAGGAGTTGTGGTGGAGGAGTAAGGAGTCAGGGAAGACATTGTCTTATACAAAG ACTGTCCAGCTCACAAAATCCCAATGGCTCAATTTGTGCTGGTTCATCTAAACAATACCAACTCTGTCCAAGCAAG GCTTGTTCCAGCCCCAGTGTTAGCTTCAAACAgcaccagtgttcccagttcAATTCAAAAGCATTTGGCAGAAGATATTACCAGTGGATACCACTTTATCCAG CTGATTACATTAGCATCTCCAGCAAGTCTTGTGACCTGCAGTGTACAACCATCAATGGTGAGCGTCAGCTGCTTGTTCCAGCTCAAGATGGTACCTTCTGCCGTGATACCAAATACCACGGAGTTTGTATCGAAGGGACATGTCAG CCAGTGGGCTGTGATGGCAAACTGTATAGCAGCATGGCTGTAGACCGATGTGGCATTTGTGGAGGCAATGGGACGTCATGCCAACGCATCTCTGGATCCTACAGGAAGGCACTCACACAGttag GCTACGTGTTCATCACTAACATTCCAGCTGGAGCTTCAGACATTCAGATCATAGAGAAACGCAAGACTGAAAATGTCCTGG CCTTATCAGATGAAGCTGGTCATTTCTTTTTCAATGGAAACAGTCTGTTTGACAACCCACAAAACTTCCACGTGGCGGGAACAGTGTTTAAATATCGACGGCCAAGCAACGTCTTTTCAGATGGACTTGAGTATGTTATGGCCCAAGGACCAACACTTCAAGGCCTGAATGTCCTg TACTACAACTTGAATGGGAAGTTACCACACATCACCTACGAGTACACCGTGCCCCTTCCATCTCTTGATGCCACATCAACAGGAGGTGTTGAACCTGACCCTGTAAACTCTTATGGCAACCTAACCTTTAATGAGGTGAACGAGCACATCCGAGAGGATCAACCTCTAGCAACAAACCACAGCAGAGGCAGCACAACCGTCCATCCCTACAACAGCCAATCACACGAAGAGGAAGACGTGGAGGAAGTAGTGTGGGAAATTAAGACCCCCAGCCCACCCCCCTCTGCTGCCATTCTCTTGTATAAGCCAGCGGATATCTACAGTCATAATGATGTTGAGCAGCCTCCAGTTCCGTCTGGCTACC GAAGTTCCACCAATTCGGTTGATGAGCCTTCGACTGCTGATGAAGAGCCTGTGCTGCTCTCTTTTCCAG GAGGTCATCCAGGAGGTTTTCATCCAGCTACTGCGGTCAGACCAGAGGATGCCCCCTATCTGCTGCAAGAGGATTTACAAAACAACCAGACACAGTCAGATAAACACTCTGACATTCAGTCTGCTGAACAGACTCCAACAACAGTTGATGTAGAAAATAAGTCTGAATCTGCAACTCGCTCTGAGTCTGAAAGAACTTTGGAAACCGGCTCTGATTTACCCACAATCACCGTCACCCACCTACAGTCAGACTCACACTCTGACACAAATGCCACCAAACTGGTGCGGCTCCTACAGGTTTCTGCGGTCCACAGAGTTAACACTGAGAG caaTAACTTTGACCTGGGCCTGGAAACAGATGTCAGTCTGGCAGATATGTACCGCTGGAAGGTTTCTGCTTACGCTCCCTGCAGCTCAACCTGCACCACAG GTATAGTCACCAGTTACGCTCTTTGCATACGGTATGATGGCACTGAAGTGGATGACCGTTTCTGTGATTCTGTGACCAGACCAGAGCCCACGCATGAGTTCTGCACTGGGAAGGAATGTCCTCCAAG GTGGGAGACCAGTGGTTGGAGTGAGTGCTCTCGGACCTGCGCTGAGGGCTTCCAGTATCGCACTGTGCGCTGCTGGAAGATGCTTTCGCCTGGACTGGACTCCTCTGTCTATGATTCGCTGtgtctgtcacatgacctccacaAGCCAGCAAGCAGGAAGGTGTGCCTTGGCCAGAGCTGTGGACCCCAGTGGGAGGTGTCTGACTGGTCAGAG tgCTCAGCACGCTGTGGCTCCCGAGGTGTCCGTACTCGAGAAGTTCGCTGCTCCACTGACATGAGATTATGCAACAGGTCCTCCCAGCCAATAGAAAGTCAGGAATGTGAAGGCCCACCCTGTGACAGGAGATGGACTGTATCTGACTGGGGACCA TGCTCAGGTGTTTGTGGAGAAGGAAGGATGATGCGTGCAGTCAGCTGTAAATCCTCAGGTGGGGTTGTGATGTCAGAGGAGCAGTGTGACCAGACACTGCGCCCACTGGCCATCTATCCATGTGGTGACCGAGATTGTGCGCCCCACTGGGTGGAACAGGAATGGCAACAG tgtAATGCCACATGTGGCCGTGGTGTGCGTCAGCGTCAGGTGGTGTGTGCTGGACTGGAAGCTGGTGTATTTAAAGAGTTTCCAGAGAGCAGCTGTGACAAAAGCAACAAACCAGAGAGCACCTCATCCTGTTTCCAGAGACCATGCTCTAAATGGTTCACCACATCCTGGTCACAG TGCACGAAGACTTGTGGCCGCGGTGTTCAGGTTCGAGAAGTCAAATGTTACCAGGGGGAGGATCTGGTAACCAGAGGCCACAGCTGTGACTCTGCCCTGAAGCCAGAAGCCAGACAGAGCTGTGAGACCCACAACTGTCAACCAGAGCCAACAG CAGTATCTTCAGTAGCCTCTGCTCCAATAGATGACTCCTGTCGAGATAAACCGACTGCAAACTGTGCCCTGGTGCTGAAAGTGAAACTGTGTTCTCACTGGTACTATAGAAAGGCCTGCTGCCAGTCATGCAAGGCAGCAAGACCCTGA